In Palaemon carinicauda isolate YSFRI2023 chromosome 18, ASM3689809v2, whole genome shotgun sequence, a genomic segment contains:
- the LOC137657502 gene encoding uncharacterized protein produces the protein MDQITHVKKNCTSRLEPLRVLSNHGNGVGIPILKSVYLAPRGSIIDYSGPVLCSFSDKDLRPLELLQNEAMRVILGCPRTARIEIMRMELKFPSVTQRIRELTVSLIIRLIRQNDRHFKIIINRYVTGVPGFFTLNEYSRKLCKILNDYNVFDFCVPLPSSRPIKPWITEKVDIITEQLDLRKRDNNPLELKQLFLEKISRYPKDTVIHAYCDGSVTGCRAGLGVVIREYFEFGYSTEERISKSIGDHSSSTTAELFAIYECLKFGIDNGKSIICFVDSQSALLALNAKLPSDEEIVTKCNEYISVIKRSGYSVKFVWIPSHCGIYFNDVADELAKQGCNKESIDYATSVSMRKIKSHMARVREGWNIENAKTIMSNGSNSMSHYDYVSNNTCFNYGKSSA, from the coding sequence ATGGATCAAATTACTCATGTGAAGAAAAACTGTACATCTCGGCTTGAACCATTACGTGTTTTGTCTAATCATGGAAACGGTGTTGGTATTCCAATATTAAAGTCTGTATATCTTGCCCCTAGAGGAAGTATCATAGACTACTCGGGTCCAGTCTTATGTAGTTTTTCAGATAAAGATCTTCGTCCCTTGGAATTGTTGCAAAACGAAGCTATGAGGGTAATATTAGGTTGCCCTAGAACTGCAAGGATTGAAATAATGCGAATGGAGCTGAAGTTCCCGAGTGTCACTCAAAGAATAAGAGAGTTGACAGTCTCCTTAATTATAAGACTGATTAGGCAAAATGAtaggcatttcaaaattattataaatagatatgtgacAGGCGTTCCAGGTTTCTTCACACTGAATGAATATTCAcgaaagctttgtaaaatattgaatgactataaTGTTTTTGATTTCTGTGTACCTTTGCCAAGTTCACGTCCAATAAAACCTTGGATTACTGAAAAAGTAGATATAATTACAGAGCAACTTGATTTGAGAAAAAGGGACAACAATCCCCTTGAACTTAAACAGCTGTTTTTGGAAAAGATATCTCGGTACCCAAAGGATACGGTGATCCATGCTTATTGTGATGGTTCTGTAACCGGATGTCGAGCTGGTCTTGGTGTTGTAATTAGAGAATATTTTGAATTTGGTTATAGTACAGAGGAGAGAATATCTAAGAGTATTGGTGATCACAGCTCATCTACCACTGCTGAGCTGTTTGCCATATATGAGTGTTTGAAATTTGGAATTGATAATGGAAAATCCATAATATGTTTTGTTGACAGTCAGAGTGCTCTTTTGGCTTTAAATGCCAAATTACcttctgatgaggaaatagttACCAAATGCAACGAGTACATTTCTGTCATAAAACGGTCAGGATACAGTGTAAAATTCGTCTGGATACCCTCACATTGTGGTATATATTTTAACGATGTTGCTGATGAATTAGCAAAACAGGGGTGTAATAAAGAATCTATAGATTACGCCACTTCAGTTAGTATGAGGAAAATAAAGTCACACATGGCCAGAGTAAGGGAAGGATGGAACATTGAGAATGCTAAGACAATCATGAGTAACGGCAGTAACAGTATGTCTCATTATGATTATGTTAGTAACAATACATGTTTTAATTATGGAAAGTCTTCAGCTTAA